In Wolinella succinogenes DSM 1740, a single genomic region encodes these proteins:
- a CDS encoding type II secretion system protein: MVRRSFTLIEAVFVIVILGIVGVAGSQAILRVYENYALQRAFNRLELESRRVVEQVARHLEYAIWDTIELDSATTLPSWHAKTMEAIWGTYVGDETSGVNEPLFSGYVDLENSSGTTITTPLSKLNETLVGKKLYFLRANTHATIQTITNSTHLELDSILLEISDAAYVIEPETYSLELVGAADNQKLNLKIGDDEYLMAEHVRSLILWREGQGSLLRLRVCMNDEQLSLILNCQGSGAGRGFCAEGFCKESVVMR; the protein is encoded by the coding sequence ATGGTAAGACGCTCTTTCACCCTCATCGAAGCGGTTTTTGTCATTGTGATTCTTGGAATCGTGGGGGTCGCGGGGAGTCAAGCGATCCTTAGGGTCTATGAAAACTACGCCCTACAAAGAGCCTTCAACCGCTTAGAGCTAGAGAGTCGCCGCGTGGTCGAACAGGTGGCGCGACACCTAGAGTATGCCATTTGGGATACGATTGAGCTTGATTCCGCCACCACTCTCCCCTCATGGCACGCCAAAACCATGGAGGCAATCTGGGGAACATATGTTGGGGATGAGACTAGCGGGGTTAATGAACCCCTCTTTAGCGGCTATGTCGATCTTGAAAACTCTAGCGGCACCACCATCACCACCCCTCTCTCCAAGCTCAATGAGACCCTGGTGGGTAAAAAGCTCTATTTTCTCCGAGCCAACACTCACGCCACTATCCAAACCATCACCAACTCCACCCACCTAGAGCTTGATTCCATTCTCCTAGAGATCAGCGATGCAGCCTATGTGATTGAACCTGAAACCTACTCTTTGGAGCTCGTTGGCGCTGCTGATAATCAGAAACTCAACCTAAAAATTGGAGACGATGAATACCTCATGGCCGAACATGTCCGCTCACTCATCCTTTGGAGGGAGGGGCAAGGGAGCCTTTTGCGTTTAAGGGTCTGCATGAATGACGAGCAGTTGAGCCTCATCTTGAATTGCCAAGGAAGCGGTGCGGGGAGAGGTTTTTGTGCGGAGGGATTTTGCAAAGAGAGTGTGGTGATGCGATGA
- a CDS encoding type II secretion system protein, translating into MRLLKRRGFSMIELVFAIVIIGITILTIPLFIEQTHAHLQRTDDSKGYYHALALMQIARIKPWDSANINDFEASNLYYVLDTTEAGYECNDDDRDGFRKRPGMVATSHKERRLCAPTPQSAAAIAGDSLTSLNFASYSETVEEKYDLSIQVEYVDSITLAPVAGVNITTNTKHLQVTMGKNGEDIAHYHYYATNIGTDTPITKRLID; encoded by the coding sequence GTGAGGCTTTTAAAGCGTCGAGGGTTTTCGATGATTGAGCTTGTCTTTGCCATCGTCATCATCGGAATCACCATCCTCACCATCCCCCTCTTCATCGAACAAACCCACGCCCACCTTCAAAGGACAGACGATTCCAAGGGCTACTATCATGCCCTCGCCCTCATGCAAATCGCCCGAATCAAGCCTTGGGATAGCGCCAACATAAACGACTTTGAAGCATCCAATCTCTACTATGTTCTAGACACGACAGAGGCTGGCTATGAGTGCAACGATGATGATAGAGATGGCTTCAGAAAGCGTCCAGGAATGGTGGCTACCTCTCACAAAGAGCGACGACTCTGCGCTCCCACCCCTCAAAGCGCCGCAGCAATCGCCGGTGACTCGCTCACTAGCCTCAATTTTGCATCCTACAGCGAAACCGTCGAAGAAAAGTATGATTTGAGTATCCAGGTGGAATATGTCGATTCGATAACGCTTGCACCTGTCGCAGGCGTCAATATCACCACCAACACCAAACACCTCCAAGTCACTATGGGCAAAAATGGAGAGGATATAGCCCACTATCACTACTACGCCACCAATATCGGCACCGACACGCCCATCACCAAGAGGCTTATAGACTGA
- the mshL gene encoding pilus (MSHA type) biogenesis protein MshL → MRKGWIFFWVWMGLALSLQAASCKDRVFNLSTQDSGVSVEEVVKQLASECAYSILLKDEEARARLKADMPALNIRQAPLERVFDLVLKENGLYYEFDGSVLKISYLVTKTFKINYVGMDRSGVSNTEVSISRDDGINSSSSSSSALGSSQGSSGSSFQRSSVSGSKSGINIKAEDGFRFWEGIQAEILAILNRPGDSYTLPQANSILLKDEEARARLKADMPALNIRQAPLERVFDLVLKENGLYYEFDGSVLKISYLVTKTFKINYVGMDRSGVSNTEVSISRDDGINSSSSSSSALGSSQGSSGSSFQRSSVSGSKSGINIKAEDGFRFWEGIQAEILAILNRPGDSYTLPQANSENRESEILGGSLESSQAQQARTTKSESGAVIVNRGAGLVTVTGTSPQVDRVAQYIEELHARLQSQVMIDVSILTVRHSKGQTTGVDWNQLYNLQNIAIHTKSTTTSNSSGSGSTSDTTSITTGPSGTSIQQGTASGASVLGVGSHSQVGYAVNIFSQGVSLTRVIEFLQSYGDVTSVSNPKVLTLNNQPAMISVGNIIRYRKSTVFQTSGSNTGTNTNTDTEYPSVFAGVLLDITPSVFNDEIMLKINPSITQTKSTDVENASTALETPPNLSTNQLSSLVRIKDGEKIVLGGLISKSNQKKENKVPLLGDVPVLGYLFSYNADVESTDEMVIVITPHIIKGSQGPSLQELGYRLMGEKDFSGEKIPAKEKNLE, encoded by the coding sequence ATGAGAAAGGGATGGATATTTTTTTGGGTTTGGATGGGCTTAGCGCTCTCGTTGCAGGCAGCTTCTTGCAAGGATCGAGTTTTCAATCTCTCCACTCAAGATAGTGGTGTGAGCGTGGAAGAGGTGGTGAAACAGCTCGCTTCAGAGTGCGCCTATAGCATCCTTTTAAAGGATGAGGAGGCGCGCGCTAGGCTCAAAGCGGATATGCCCGCTCTCAATATCCGCCAAGCCCCTTTAGAGCGTGTTTTTGACTTGGTGCTCAAAGAGAATGGACTCTATTACGAGTTTGATGGAAGCGTGCTAAAGATCAGCTACCTTGTCACCAAAACTTTCAAAATCAACTATGTAGGAATGGATCGAAGCGGAGTGAGCAATACGGAGGTTTCTATTAGTCGAGATGATGGAATCAACAGCTCTTCAAGTAGTTCATCAGCCTTAGGCTCATCTCAGGGAAGCTCAGGATCGAGTTTTCAGCGGAGCTCGGTGAGTGGAAGCAAATCAGGAATCAATATCAAGGCCGAAGATGGATTTCGATTTTGGGAGGGGATTCAGGCGGAGATTTTGGCGATTCTTAATCGTCCTGGCGATTCTTATACCCTCCCCCAAGCCAATAGCATCCTTTTAAAGGATGAGGAGGCGCGCGCTAGGCTCAAAGCGGATATGCCCGCTCTCAATATCCGCCAAGCCCCTTTAGAGCGTGTTTTTGACTTGGTGCTCAAAGAGAATGGACTCTATTACGAGTTTGATGGAAGCGTGCTAAAGATCAGCTACCTTGTCACCAAAACTTTCAAAATCAACTATGTAGGAATGGATCGAAGCGGAGTGAGCAATACGGAGGTTTCTATTAGTCGAGATGATGGAATCAACAGCTCTTCAAGTAGTTCATCAGCCTTAGGCTCATCTCAGGGAAGCTCAGGATCGAGTTTTCAGCGGAGCTCGGTGAGTGGAAGCAAATCAGGAATCAATATCAAGGCCGAAGATGGATTTCGATTTTGGGAGGGGATTCAGGCGGAGATTTTGGCGATTCTTAATCGTCCTGGCGATTCTTATACCCTCCCCCAAGCCAATAGTGAAAATAGAGAAAGTGAAATTCTCGGCGGCTCTTTGGAGAGCTCTCAAGCCCAACAGGCCCGCACCACTAAATCCGAATCGGGTGCGGTGATCGTGAATCGAGGCGCTGGATTGGTGACGGTCACAGGGACGAGTCCTCAGGTGGATCGAGTCGCTCAATATATCGAGGAGCTTCACGCCCGACTTCAAAGTCAAGTGATGATTGATGTGAGCATTTTAACCGTGCGCCATAGCAAAGGACAGACCACGGGAGTGGATTGGAATCAGCTCTACAATCTCCAAAATATCGCCATCCACACCAAGAGCACCACCACGAGCAATAGTAGTGGTAGTGGTAGCACGAGCGACACCACTAGCATCACCACAGGCCCTAGCGGGACGAGCATTCAGCAAGGGACGGCCAGCGGGGCATCTGTTTTGGGAGTGGGGAGTCATTCACAGGTGGGATATGCGGTGAATATCTTCTCCCAAGGGGTCTCTTTGACACGCGTGATTGAATTTCTCCAGAGTTATGGAGATGTCACTTCAGTCTCCAATCCTAAAGTGCTCACGCTCAACAATCAGCCTGCCATGATTAGCGTGGGCAATATCATTCGCTATCGCAAAAGCACCGTTTTTCAAACCAGCGGAAGCAACACGGGCACGAACACCAACACCGACACGGAGTATCCTTCGGTCTTTGCGGGGGTGCTTCTTGATATCACTCCTTCGGTCTTTAATGATGAAATCATGCTCAAAATCAACCCCTCCATCACGCAAACCAAAAGCACTGATGTCGAAAATGCCTCCACGGCGCTTGAGACCCCTCCCAATCTCTCCACCAACCAACTCTCTTCACTCGTGAGAATCAAAGATGGCGAAAAAATCGTCCTAGGGGGGCTAATTAGCAAGAGCAATCAAAAAAAAGAGAACAAGGTTCCTCTGCTTGGTGATGTGCCTGTGCTTGGCTACCTTTTCTCCTATAATGCGGATGTAGAGAGCACGGATGAGATGGTGATTGTTATTACTCCCCATATTATCAAAGGCTCCCAAGGCCCTTCCTTGCAAGAGCTTGGCTATAGACTTATGGGTGAGAAAGATTTTTCAGGCGAGAAAATCCCCGCCAAAGAGAAGAATCTTGAATAG
- a CDS encoding CDC27 family protein, which translates to MNRFETLEIRWRRYKKRLWAKRILAISLGVASLLAVGYGLLGPSLTKEASIETPSSEALVSAPKEGESAAIEVANGAFDSQSSTILGESNLKPLQEERCFVVKASLLNIREEPSLKSKILSRYVRGDEVCARLVEGNWIFSGIGWVYNGGGTLVLAGEEMEGSEIKEEKLWDKPSEEGAGRGSSQGAPVRPKPFSLQISSAPSTSKERQAFYRERYEKEPSYAAAIELAQSYFEEKDYARAYEWALLANNHQKNSVQSWSIFAKSLYFSGKKGEAMEVLERYLSFDHSGALGKLLEEMKAGRLREEP; encoded by the coding sequence TTGAATAGATTTGAGACCCTTGAAATTCGCTGGAGGCGCTACAAAAAGCGTCTTTGGGCAAAGCGTATATTGGCCATCTCTCTAGGAGTGGCGTCTCTTTTGGCGGTGGGATATGGACTTCTCGGGCCATCCCTCACAAAGGAGGCTTCCATAGAGACCCCCTCCTCTGAAGCTTTGGTTTCCGCGCCCAAAGAGGGCGAATCGGCTGCTATAGAGGTGGCCAATGGAGCGTTTGATTCTCAAAGTTCTACGATTCTAGGGGAGAGCAACCTTAAGCCTCTCCAAGAGGAGCGTTGTTTTGTGGTGAAGGCCTCCTTGCTCAACATTCGCGAAGAGCCTAGCCTGAAGTCCAAGATTTTGAGTCGATATGTCCGTGGTGATGAGGTTTGTGCAAGACTTGTGGAGGGGAATTGGATATTTAGCGGAATTGGCTGGGTCTATAATGGCGGCGGGACACTTGTTCTGGCGGGAGAAGAGATGGAAGGCTCAGAAATCAAAGAGGAGAAGCTTTGGGATAAGCCTTCTGAAGAGGGGGCGGGACGAGGTTCTAGCCAAGGCGCCCCTGTTCGCCCTAAGCCCTTCTCGCTTCAGATCAGCTCCGCTCCCTCCACCTCCAAAGAGCGTCAAGCGTTCTACAGGGAGCGATACGAAAAAGAGCCCTCCTATGCCGCCGCCATCGAGCTAGCTCAGAGCTATTTTGAAGAGAAGGATTATGCAAGGGCATATGAGTGGGCGCTTTTGGCGAACAATCATCAAAAAAACTCCGTGCAGTCGTGGTCAATTTTTGCCAAAAGTCTCTATTTTTCAGGAAAAAAAGGTGAGGCGATGGAGGTTTTGGAGCGCTATTTGAGTTTTGATCATTCAGGAGCGCTTGGAAAGTTGCTTGAAGAGATGAAAGCGGGAAGATTGAGGGAGGAGCCATGA
- a CDS encoding GspE/PulE family protein, with translation MIKQRIGDRLIDAGLITKEQLEGALKEQQKQQKRKKIVRVLVDLGFLDEGNLLDFFVEQCKMGHLELESIIEDFPASEEEILQQVAKKLEMEFVDLDQVAIDPLVVEYTPFAQIKRLYAFPFKESEREITVVLINPFDLNVKETFQRLIRKKPLNYAIARKEQFIAALSRLELNDGIKDLVARIRREIKSGAGDTGDDSSSITKLIEVVFSYAISQRASDVHIEANELSCVVRIRIDGIMTESFRFDKDLFAPLASRIKLLSNLDIAEKRKPQDGRFSSVFEGREYDFRVSTLPIITGESIVARILDKSKVLVELEQLGISPLNYERFKKTIKAPYGIVFVTGPTGSGKTTTLYAAINAIKSVAQKIITVEDPVEYQMGLIQQVMVNEKAGLTFAGALRSILRQDPDIIMVGEIRDKETLQIAIQAALTGHLVLSTLHTNDAISGITRLLDMGIENFFIGSAISGIQAQRLVRKLCPHCRYEVEIPQGLVEELKPYLPEDYRFYKSHGCKKCNMAGYMGREVISEVVMANEEIKRLIVNGASKDELLKEAKRDGFVSMFEDGLQKALAGVTSLDEVYRVAKLS, from the coding sequence ATGATCAAACAGAGAATCGGCGATCGACTCATTGATGCAGGACTCATCACCAAGGAGCAATTAGAGGGCGCCCTAAAAGAGCAACAAAAACAGCAAAAGCGCAAAAAAATCGTGCGTGTGCTGGTCGATCTTGGGTTTTTAGATGAGGGGAATTTGCTGGACTTTTTTGTCGAGCAGTGCAAGATGGGGCACCTAGAGCTAGAATCAATCATCGAGGATTTTCCTGCGAGTGAAGAGGAGATTTTGCAGCAGGTCGCCAAAAAGCTAGAGATGGAGTTTGTCGATCTTGATCAGGTGGCAATCGACCCTTTGGTGGTGGAATACACCCCGTTTGCTCAGATCAAGCGTCTCTATGCCTTTCCTTTTAAAGAGAGTGAGCGAGAGATTACGGTGGTGCTCATTAACCCCTTTGATCTTAATGTCAAGGAGACCTTTCAGCGACTCATCCGCAAAAAACCCCTCAACTACGCCATCGCTCGCAAAGAGCAATTCATCGCTGCCCTCTCTCGTCTAGAGCTTAATGATGGCATCAAGGATCTCGTGGCTCGTATCAGGCGAGAGATTAAAAGCGGCGCTGGAGACACAGGGGATGATTCTTCAAGCATCACCAAGCTTATCGAGGTGGTTTTCAGCTATGCTATCTCTCAGCGCGCCAGCGATGTTCACATTGAGGCCAATGAGCTTAGTTGCGTGGTGAGAATCCGAATCGATGGAATCATGACGGAGAGCTTCCGCTTTGATAAAGACCTCTTTGCCCCCCTCGCCTCTAGGATCAAGCTCCTCTCCAACCTTGACATCGCCGAGAAGCGCAAGCCTCAAGATGGTCGATTCTCTTCGGTGTTTGAGGGGAGGGAGTATGACTTTAGGGTCTCGACCCTGCCTATCATCACAGGAGAGTCGATTGTCGCGAGGATCTTGGACAAAAGCAAGGTGCTAGTGGAGCTAGAGCAGCTTGGAATCTCGCCTCTTAATTATGAGCGCTTCAAAAAGACCATCAAAGCCCCCTATGGAATCGTCTTTGTCACTGGACCTACGGGCAGCGGGAAGACCACCACGCTCTACGCGGCGATTAACGCCATTAAAAGCGTGGCACAGAAGATCATCACGGTTGAAGACCCTGTGGAGTATCAAATGGGGCTTATTCAGCAGGTGATGGTGAATGAAAAGGCGGGCTTGACCTTTGCGGGCGCGCTAAGAAGCATCCTTAGACAGGACCCTGATATTATCATGGTGGGGGAGATACGCGACAAAGAGACACTCCAAATCGCTATCCAAGCCGCCCTCACGGGGCATCTTGTCCTCTCCACCCTCCACACCAACGATGCCATCAGCGGAATCACGCGACTGCTTGACATGGGGATTGAGAACTTCTTCATCGGCTCAGCCATTAGTGGTATTCAGGCTCAGCGCCTCGTGCGTAAGCTCTGCCCTCATTGCCGCTATGAGGTGGAGATTCCTCAAGGGTTGGTGGAGGAGCTCAAGCCCTATCTTCCTGAAGATTATCGATTTTACAAGTCACATGGGTGCAAAAAGTGCAACATGGCAGGCTACATGGGGCGCGAAGTGATCTCGGAGGTGGTGATGGCCAATGAAGAGATTAAACGCCTCATCGTCAATGGTGCCTCCAAAGATGAGCTTCTCAAAGAGGCCAAACGAGATGGCTTTGTCTCAATGTTTGAGGATGGATTGCAAAAGGCTTTGGCGGGCGTGACGAGCCTTGATGAAGTCTATCGAGTCGCTAAACTCTCATGA
- a CDS encoding type II secretion system F family protein, which translates to MKYFKVTTLAKGKRRQVIVSASSKEEALRKMREEKRGKVLTAKEVSAPLEMKIKESVLYFWDSIRGKNRVKLEDMIPAFRQMSLMLNAGISIHATIEDLIVFSANERLKLIFRDVLSGINSGKSLSEAFGAYQEDLGSLSLSLISLGEQTGSLSHALAMLAETLEEIRSNMAKFKKALRYPTMVIGAMAIAFVLLIVMVIPKFKAIFDSFNAELPLPTRFLLQTEHILSNYGWMILAGLITGVWWIKRRYRSSAAFKKRLDTWSLKIKLLGDIIFLHAMNQYVSTLSLLLKAGISLEEALESGSGMTGNEHLREKFEGVSDAIRRGVGLTEAFRETHLFEPTTLQMINTGEQSGDLDQMLGVAANYYKMRYDNIIDNLSAYIEPILTAFIAGMVLLLALGIFMPMWDLAGAARGG; encoded by the coding sequence ATGAAGTATTTCAAAGTTACCACTCTTGCCAAGGGAAAGCGGCGTCAGGTGATCGTCTCTGCCTCATCCAAAGAGGAGGCACTAAGAAAAATGCGCGAGGAGAAGCGCGGAAAAGTCCTCACAGCCAAAGAGGTGAGCGCCCCTTTGGAGATGAAGATCAAAGAATCGGTGCTCTATTTTTGGGACTCGATTCGGGGGAAGAATCGGGTGAAGCTAGAGGATATGATTCCTGCATTTCGCCAAATGTCACTCATGCTTAACGCGGGAATCTCTATCCATGCGACCATCGAAGATTTGATCGTATTCTCAGCCAACGAGCGGCTGAAGCTCATTTTTCGCGATGTTTTATCTGGAATCAATAGCGGAAAAAGTCTGAGCGAGGCCTTTGGGGCATACCAAGAAGATCTTGGAAGCCTAAGTCTCTCGCTCATTTCGCTAGGTGAGCAGACGGGAAGTCTCTCTCATGCGCTCGCCATGCTTGCCGAGACGCTCGAAGAGATTCGAAGCAATATGGCTAAGTTCAAAAAGGCACTCCGCTATCCCACGATGGTGATTGGAGCGATGGCAATCGCCTTTGTATTGTTGATTGTGATGGTGATCCCGAAGTTTAAAGCGATTTTTGACAGCTTTAACGCCGAGCTTCCTTTGCCCACGCGATTCCTTCTTCAGACGGAGCATATCCTCTCTAATTATGGATGGATGATTTTGGCAGGGCTTATCACGGGAGTGTGGTGGATTAAACGACGCTATCGCTCTTCAGCAGCCTTCAAAAAGCGACTGGATACTTGGAGCCTAAAGATTAAATTGCTGGGCGATATTATCTTTTTGCATGCGATGAATCAATACGTCTCCACCCTCTCTCTACTGCTTAAGGCGGGAATCTCCTTGGAAGAGGCACTTGAATCAGGAAGCGGAATGACGGGCAATGAGCATTTGAGGGAGAAGTTTGAAGGGGTGAGTGATGCGATTAGGCGTGGAGTGGGTTTGACGGAAGCCTTCAGGGAGACCCATCTTTTTGAGCCAACCACTCTTCAGATGATCAATACGGGTGAGCAGAGTGGAGACTTGGATCAGATGCTAGGAGTGGCGGCCAACTACTACAAGATGCGCTATGACAATATCATTGACAATCTTTCCGCCTATATTGAGCCTATTTTAACCGCTTTTATTGCGGGCATGGTTCTGCTTTTAGCGCTTGGAATCTTCATGCCAATGTGGGATTTAGCAGGGGCAGCTAGAGGAGGGTGA